Below is a window of Acidobacteriota bacterium DNA.
TCGTCGCTCGTCGCCGTCTCAGCCTCGGCCAAGGCGCGGTCGCGCACGCTGGAAACCACCCCGGCCTGTTGCGCCAAGCCCATGACATCCAAAATCAAGGCCACCTTGCCATCGCCCATAATCGTCGCGCCGGCAAAGGTGGTCAGGCCCTTTAACTGTTTGCTGAGCGGTTTGACCACGATTTCTTCGGTGTCGTTGATGGCATCCACAACCAGCCCGAATTGCCGCTCGTCCGCGCGCAGGATGACGAGATTGACAGCAGCTTCGCCAGTGTGGGCGGCACCCGCGCCGATTTGCAATTCCTGGTTCAGATAAACCAAGGGCAACAGCTTACCGCGCAAGCGGTAGACGGGCGCGCCGTGCACCAACTCAATGCCGGTGCGGGCTTGTTCGTGTTCCAGCCGCACCAGTTCCAGCAGATTGACTTGCGGGATAGCGAAACGCTCGCCGCCGCTGGCGATGAGCAGCGCCGGAATGATGGCGAGCGTCAGCGGAATTTTGATCTTGATCGTCGAGCCTGCGCCGAGCTTGCTTTGAATGTCGAGCGTGCCGCCGATTTTCTCGATGTTGGTTCTGACCACATCCATGCCGACGCCGCGCCCCGAGATATTGGTGACTTTCTCGGCGGTCGAAAAACCGGGCAGGAAGATCAGATTGATGGCCTCGCGGTCGCTCATGCGCGCGGCCTGTTCGCTGGTGATCAAGCCGCGTTGCTGGGCGCGCTGTTTGAGCTTGGCTGGGTCAATGCCCGCGCCGTCATCGGAAATTTCGATATTGACCTGGCCGCCCTCGTGATAGGCGCGCAGGTAAATATGGCCTTCGGCGGGCTTGCCGCGCTGCAGGCGCACGTCGGGCAATTCGATGCCGTGGTCGGCGGAATTGCGCACCAGATGGGTGAGCGGGTCTTTGATCGCCTCGATGATGGTTTTGTCCATCTCGGTTTCTTTGCCCGTGATCTCAAGGGCGATTTTTTTGCCGCAGGCGATGGCCAGATCGCGCACGACGCGCGGGAATTTGTTCCAGATGTTGCCGATGGGTTGCAGGCGCGTTTTCATCACGCTTTCCTGCAATTCGGACGTGATCATATTCAAGCGCTGCGTCGTCGCGCTTAAGCCGCCATCGGTTTGCGTCGCGGCGAATTGCAGGATTTGATTGCGCGCCAACACCAATTCGCCCACCAGATTCATCAACACATCCAATTGGCCGACATCCACGCGGATGCTGTTGTCGGCGACGCTCGGGCCTGCCGCAGCGGCGGGCTTAATGGCCTTTGCGGTGGCGGCTTTGGCGGCGGCGGGTTCAGCCGCCTGGGCGACGGGCGCAGGCGCGGCAGCCGGGACGGTTGGTTGTTCGAGCATGACGAGTGGCGCGTCTGACTGGCTGAGCACGAGTTCCGGTTCAACCCAACCGGCGTCGGCGCGCACGGGTTCAAACGTTTGACTGGCGGACGCCACGGGTTGTGCCGCCACTGCTGTGGGTGCGACGGCCTCTGTTTGCAGCGCCGTCAGCTTGGCGATCAGTTGCGTGTAATCGGCGTCGCCCTCGCTGCGGGTGGTTTCGATTTGGTTGAGCATCTGCCGGACAGCGTCAACCAGCGCCAGCAAGCCGGTCGTGCGTGCGGCATCGAGTTGCAATTTGCCATCGCGCAAACGGCTCAGCAGGTTTTCGCCGACGTGCGTCACGGCTTCCAGCTTGCCGAAGCCGAAGAAGCCGCAGGTGCCCTTGATCGTATGAATGGTGCGAAAGATGCTGGCCAGCGTGCTCTTGGCCGTCGGGTCTTGCTCCAGCGTAATCAAATCGCGGTCGAGTTGATCGAGATTCTCATAGCTCTCGATCAGGAATTCATTGATCAGATTGGCCAGCATTTCGGCTTCTTCGCTGTCCATGCCAGCGGCTTCGGCGGCAGGTTGGGCGGCGGGTTGGGCTGGCTGTAATTCCGGTTGTGTGGCGAGGGACTCTCTCGTAGTGGTCGCCTGATCGTACACTTCCTGTTTTAACGGTGGTGTGGCTGCCGAATCAGGCCGGAGTTTATTGGGTGGTTGAACGATGGTCTGAGTTGGTTGCTTCATATACGTCCGGGGCGCAGCGGGCCAGCACCGGGCCGGCCCGCTTGCCGAATCAAAAGCCAAAGCGAGGAAGGCTGTCGAGAGTCGCGCTGAGCGAGGGCGGCGGGCTACAGCTCTAAATCAGGGAAGATTTGCTCTAAGACATCGGTGACGGCCAGCCCTGAGAGGGGTTTGGTCAAATAGTGATTGGCGCCCAGGGCCAGCCCTTTGTCGCGCATCTCGTCGTTGCCGTGTGTCGAAAGAATGACAATCGGCAAGTTCGCGTAAAGCGGACGGGCGCGTTCAATGAATTCCAGCCCGTTCATTTCGGGCATATCAATGTCGGTGAAAACGATGTCCACGGGATTCGCGGCCAATTTTTCCAGCGCCACGACGCCATTGGGGGCATCAATTACCGACGTACAGCCCAGCTTTTTCAGCGTCATCACGATGAGCTGGCGCATAGTGGTTGAATCGTCAACGATCAAAAAGGATTTGTTCACAGCCATAATGCGTTCCTTCGTTTAAGGTAGTGGTTTGGTGCGTGACGAATGCACGCAGTGTTGTTGAGCAAGTCAAAAAGCGGTTGGCGCCAGGCCGGGTTGCCACGCGGCGGCGAGCACGGCGCGGCGCACGGCTGCTTAGGCCGGTTTGATCAGGTTGATGAAGCTTTCCATAGATTTCACCTTCTTGACGGTTTCGCTATAGACCTTGGAACTGGTTAGCGCGGTAGCGGTTTGGCTGGCGAGCAAATCGAAGAGTTCTTTGTCGAGATCACTCAACCCGCCTTTGTGTTTTTCAATTTCGTAAATGGTGATCAAGCCGATCACGCCGCGCCCTTCAATCTTGAGGGGGACGGCGGCCAGCGGGTCGCCGCTGACGGTGTTGTCAATAAAGAGCGAAACGCCTTCATTCAGGGCTTCGCTGGCCATGCCTTCCGTATGAATCAGCACGCCGTCAGGAAAGCGGCCCTCGATGCCCTCGCCCCCGATCAGCGACAGGCTGCCGGTCTTTTCGTTGTGCAGGAAAATGGCGAACACCGGCGCCGCGACCAGATTCCACAGAATTTCGGAAGCCGTCTTGACCACTTCGGAAAAATCCAGCGTGGAATGCAGTTGGTTGGAGGCGATGTACACGTTGGAGAGCGCCGTGTTGTATTGCTCGATGTCCTCGTAACGGCGGCGGAACTTTTGGGAGCGCTTTTCGAGTTCGCCGATTTGTGTGTTGAGTAAATTCAACTCAGCCTTTAACTGTTCGTTCTCGATGCCGATGCGGCTGCTTTCGAAGCGCTGCTCGGTTTCCAGCCTTTGCCGTTCGAGCAAGAGGTTTTGCACGCGTAGTTGTTCGTTGTCACGCATCAACTCGACGGCCAATTCGCGCGTGCGGCGGAAGAGTTCGCGCAAATCGGCCTGGGCGTGGGCGTTGCCTTCACTGGTGCCGTTGATAAGTTCTTCGGAACGGGCGAAGAGTTTGTTGATTTCCAGTGCGGGTATTGCAGCACTCATGTTGTCCTCTTTTTTTGAAACAGCGTCATTGATTGATCGCGCCATTGAACAAGCTTGACGCTTCTTTGACACTTGCAACGGCAGTAGAGCCGTGTCGGGACTGACGCAAGCAGCAAGGCGCAATGGCACTAATGGAATTCGTGGCGATGGGGTTGCTACAGGGGATTGTTGTAGCTATGAGCAGAGCGGACCAGGGGTTCGCATCACGGCAAAACACCAATGAACAAACTGAACCGGATACTTGGCAGACTGCATACGCGGAAGGTCTCGCTGCCAGGCGTTCAGACACGTTTCACCGAGCTACTGCGCTTTTCGGCATTCCCGCCGCAATACTTAAGGCGGCGGTCTTATAAATCTCCGGGCGTTTGCGCGCGCTGCCGGTACACATAGGCCAGCAACTCCGCCACGACCCGGAAATACTCCGGGGGAATCACGCTATGCACGTCCACCTCGTGATAGAGGGCGCGCGCGAGCGGTGGGTTTTCGATGACCGGCACGTCGTGCGTCTTAGCGATTTCGCGAATGCGCAGCGCCATCCAATCCGCGCCCTTGGCCACCACCAGCGGGGCCATGCTCTTGGCGCGGTCATAACGCAAGGCCACGGCAAAGTGCGTCGGGTTGGTAATGACCACATCGGCGCGCGGCACTTCTTGCATCAACTGCCGCATGGCCAGGGCGCGCGCGGCGCGGCGGCGTTGCCCTTTGATCAGCGGGTCGCCTTCCTGTTGCTTGTACTCGTCCTTGATTTCCTGCTTGCTCATGCGCAGCGACTGTTCGTGCTTGTACCAGCCGTAACCGTAATCGAGCGCCGCCAACACCAAGAGGATGCCACCGGCCCGCCAACCCAATTGACTGATCAAGGCACCTGTGGCTTTGAGGGTTTCGGGCGCGCGGATGCCCACCAACGCGGCGGCTTGCGCTAGGGCGCGCGTGAACAAGCCGTAACAGGCCAGCCCAATCCCGGCCAGCACCAGACACTGTTTGGCCAACTCGACCAGCCGATCCAAGCCAAACACTTTTTTCCAGTTTTCTGCCGGATTGAACCGTTCGGCGTTTGGCAGCAAGGCTTCGGGCGTCAAGGTGAAACCGCCTTGCGCAAAATTGCTGGCCAGGCTGGTTAATAACAGTGTGGCGACGATGGGTAAGGTCAACAACGCGAAATGACCGGCGGCTGCCAGCATAATTCCGTGCGCGGCACTCAGCGTGAGTGACGTTGGTTGACTGATCTGCTGGGCGATACTGGTAATCAAGCGGCCACTGCGCGTGACAAAATCCGGGCCGGTCGCTTCGAGCATCGCGAGCGCCGCCAAAAAACTGGCCGCCGCCGGTAATTCCGGACGCCGCGCGATTTGCCCTTTGCGCCGCGCATCCTCGCGGCGCTTGGGCGTAGCCTTTTCTGTCTTGTCGCTGGCCATTGCTTAAAAAGTAGTCAGTGGTCAGTAGTCAGTAGTCAGTAGTCAGTAGCAATGATGATGGCTACACCGAATAATTCGCGTGTGAATTCAGGGCGTTTTTATGCTGACTACTGACTACTGACTACGATTCTTCTCATTGCGCTCAAGGCGCTGCGCACTGCGCCGGGCAGGAAGAAAAGCGCTCCGCCCAGCAGCCAGATGCCAGCGATGAATTTGACGGGGAAGCCGAGCAGCATGACTTGCAGTTGCGGCGCGGCGCGGCCCACCAGGGCGAGCGTGAATTCGACCGTGAGCAAGACGACGATGGCGGGCGCCGCCAAGGCTACACCGACCGCCAAAGCGTCCGCCGAAAGACGCAGCAGCAATTCGGCCAGCGCCGGACTCATCACGAAGCCGCCCGGCGCAATGGTGTCAAAGCTTCGCACGGTGGCGGCGAGCACCCAGTGATGACCATCCGCGCCGAGTAACACCATCAGCCCGAACATCTGCGCCATCGTGCCGAGCGCCGTTGATTGCGCGCGCGTCGAGGGATCAATGATGCTGCCCAGCGTCAGGCCCAATTGCAGGCTCAACATCTGGGCCGCCAGATCGAGCGCGCTAAAGACCAGCCGTCCGGCAAACCCAAAGACGCAACCGATGGCCAACTCCAATACGATCACGATGCCCAAGCCGAGCAGGTCGGTGGGCGGTGTGCTCAGGCGCGGCGCGACGGCGGGTGTGAGCGCCAGCGCCAAGGCCAGCGCCAACATGGCCCGGATGCGTGGCGCGGCAGCCTGATTGCCCCAGAACGGCGCGAACGTCACCAATCCGCCGACGCGCGCGAGCACGACGCAAAAGAGCAGGACGGGCCGCAACGGTAAGAGAATCGGATCCATACAAACCTATTCGTGCTGCCGCGGCGCTCAGCGGATGTACGGCGTGAAATCCGCCAGCAAGGTCGTCGTGAAGGTCACCAGCACGCGCAACGCCCAGGGAAACATCAACAGAAAAACCAAAAAGATGGCCGCCACGCGCGGCGCAAATGAGAAGGTTTGATCCTGAATCGAAGTCAACGTCTGCAACAGACTGACGATAACCCCGACGGCGATGGCCGCCGCCAACAACGGCGCGGTCACCCACATCAGGGTTTCCAGCGCGCGTTGCATTAAGGTCATGATGAGGGCGTCGGACATAAAGCAGTGGTCAGTGGTCAGTGGTCAGTGGTCAGTGGTCAGTGGTTGTTCAGCAGTAGACAGCAGGCAGCGGGTTACAAAATAACTGACCACTGACCACTGACCACTGACCACTAAACCACGCTGTTGATCAGTGAGCCAATGATCAGATACCAGCCGTCCACCATCACGAACAGCAGCACTTTGAACGGGGTTGAGATCAGCACCGGCGGCAATTGCATCATGCCCATCGAGAGCACGACCGAAGAGACCGCCAGATCAATCACCAAAAAAGGAATGAAGAGTACGAAGCCAATCTGAAAGGCGGTCTTCAACTCCGAAATCATATACGCCGGGATCAGCGCCAGCGTCGGCACATCTTCGGGAACGTTGGGGCGCGGACTGGCCGCCAGCCGCAAAAACAGCGCCAGATCGCGCTCGCGTGTGTGTTTAAGCATGTACCCGCGCAACGGCACCAGCGCGCGCTCCAAAGCATCCATCTGGGAAATCTGACCGGCGCGCAAGGGCTGGATCGCGTCGAGGTAAATGCGTTTGCCCACCGGCGCCATGACGAACATCGTCAGGAAGAGCGCCAATCCCAGCAGCACTTGGTTGTTGGGCGCTTCCTGCAAACCGAGCGCCTGGCGCAGA
It encodes the following:
- a CDS encoding GAF domain-containing protein → MSAAIPALEINKLFARSEELINGTSEGNAHAQADLRELFRRTRELAVELMRDNEQLRVQNLLLERQRLETEQRFESSRIGIENEQLKAELNLLNTQIGELEKRSQKFRRRYEDIEQYNTALSNVYIASNQLHSTLDFSEVVKTASEILWNLVAAPVFAIFLHNEKTGSLSLIGGEGIEGRFPDGVLIHTEGMASEALNEGVSLFIDNTVSGDPLAAVPLKIEGRGVIGLITIYEIEKHKGGLSDLDKELFDLLASQTATALTSSKVYSETVKKVKSMESFINLIKPA
- a CDS encoding response regulator, which encodes MAVNKSFLIVDDSTTMRQLIVMTLKKLGCTSVIDAPNGVVALEKLAANPVDIVFTDIDMPEMNGLEFIERARPLYANLPIVILSTHGNDEMRDKGLALGANHYLTKPLSGLAVTDVLEQIFPDLEL
- the flhB gene encoding flagellar biosynthesis protein FlhB, with the protein product MASDKTEKATPKRREDARRKGQIARRPELPAAASFLAALAMLEATGPDFVTRSGRLITSIAQQISQPTSLTLSAAHGIMLAAAGHFALLTLPIVATLLLTSLASNFAQGGFTLTPEALLPNAERFNPAENWKKVFGLDRLVELAKQCLVLAGIGLACYGLFTRALAQAAALVGIRAPETLKATGALISQLGWRAGGILLVLAALDYGYGWYKHEQSLRMSKQEIKDEYKQQEGDPLIKGQRRRAARALAMRQLMQEVPRADVVITNPTHFAVALRYDRAKSMAPLVVAKGADWMALRIREIAKTHDVPVIENPPLARALYHEVDVHSVIPPEYFRVVAELLAYVYRQRAQTPGDL
- a CDS encoding flagellar biosynthetic protein FliR, which gives rise to MDPILLPLRPVLLFCVVLARVGGLVTFAPFWGNQAAAPRIRAMLALALALALTPAVAPRLSTPPTDLLGLGIVIVLELAIGCVFGFAGRLVFSALDLAAQMLSLQLGLTLGSIIDPSTRAQSTALGTMAQMFGLMVLLGADGHHWVLAATVRSFDTIAPGGFVMSPALAELLLRLSADALAVGVALAAPAIVVLLTVEFTLALVGRAAPQLQVMLLGFPVKFIAGIWLLGGALFFLPGAVRSALSAMRRIVVSSQ
- a CDS encoding flagellar biosynthetic protein FliQ; this encodes MSDALIMTLMQRALETLMWVTAPLLAAAIAVGVIVSLLQTLTSIQDQTFSFAPRVAAIFLVFLLMFPWALRVLVTFTTTLLADFTPYIR
- the fliP gene encoding flagellar type III secretion system pore protein FliP (The bacterial flagellar biogenesis protein FliP forms a type III secretion system (T3SS)-type pore required for flagellar assembly.), with product MFRCKILAARWLSRLLLLPLWLGGLAASAAAAPAQTPNNPALRLDLAQNIEATLPVQIIVLLTLLSFIPAILVSMTCFTRLIVVFHFLRQALGLQEAPNNQVLLGLALFLTMFVMAPVGKRIYLDAIQPLRAGQISQMDALERALVPLRGYMLKHTRERDLALFLRLAASPRPNVPEDVPTLALIPAYMISELKTAFQIGFVLFIPFLVIDLAVSSVVLSMGMMQLPPVLISTPFKVLLFVMVDGWYLIIGSLINSVV
- a CDS encoding chemotaxis protein CheW; translation: MDSEEAEMLANLINEFLIESYENLDQLDRDLITLEQDPTAKSTLASIFRTIHTIKGTCGFFGFGKLEAVTHVGENLLSRLRDGKLQLDAARTTGLLALVDAVRQMLNQIETTRSEGDADYTQLIAKLTALQTEAVAPTAVAAQPVASASQTFEPVRADAGWVEPELVLSQSDAPLVMLEQPTVPAAAPAPVAQAAEPAAAKAATAKAIKPAAAAGPSVADNSIRVDVGQLDVLMNLVGELVLARNQILQFAATQTDGGLSATTQRLNMITSELQESVMKTRLQPIGNIWNKFPRVVRDLAIACGKKIALEITGKETEMDKTIIEAIKDPLTHLVRNSADHGIELPDVRLQRGKPAEGHIYLRAYHEGGQVNIEISDDGAGIDPAKLKQRAQQRGLITSEQAARMSDREAINLIFLPGFSTAEKVTNISGRGVGMDVVRTNIEKIGGTLDIQSKLGAGSTIKIKIPLTLAIIPALLIASGGERFAIPQVNLLELVRLEHEQARTGIELVHGAPVYRLRGKLLPLVYLNQELQIGAGAAHTGEAAVNLVILRADERQFGLVVDAINDTEEIVVKPLSKQLKGLTTFAGATIMGDGKVALILDVMGLAQQAGVVSSVRDRALAEAETATSDEAHNRQRLLIFRLGSQGRLAMPLAQVARLEEIAAAAIERAGQQEVVQYRGQIMPLLRLAQIFGYDDQPASAAETLPVIVYSGHARAIGLVVDQIVDIAEEAVTQQHISQRAGVLGTAIIQQRVTELLDVPAIMRAHARDWDEQSAPLTEHCQAENCQLVDSPQTLLPPASVIKPVATTTQSASAPTTTLQPLF